GACAAGCGTGCTGCGAGATTTGAGATGTTACCTTCGTGCCTGGCGGGGGCTAGGACTGAGGTGTAGGCTGGCCGCAGAGTCAAGCTTATGCAGAAATCGGATCCTACCGTCGAAAGCGGCGGGGAGGACGTGACACGCGTGGAACGACGGCGCTGGCCACGGCGGACAATCGATGTCCGTGCCCGGGTGAGCATAAAGAGCAGCGGCGGCCTGACCACGGTCTGTCATGGCAGGGGCAGCGATCTCAGTGAGTGTGGAATGGCGGTCACCATTCCACTGGAGCTCTCAATCGGTCAACACGTACGACTGGTGATGCTCCTGCCTCGGAGTGACCGGGAAATCCGTATCGAGGCCACGGTGCGCAACCGCAAAGGGCATCGATACGGCATGGAATTCACATCGTTGTGCCCGCTGGATCGCGAGCTGATCATTGAGCAATCATCCCATTGCAACACGCCCACCCCGGTGATGTGAGCCAGACGGCGTCACAGCAGCAGCTTGCTGCGCTCACGCGAACTCATAGCTCGACTGGATCTCCATAGCAGGACGCAGTATGCGGTACACCGGGCATTTGTCCGCGTAGATGCTGTGGACGCGCTCTACCGTGTCGCGCGCTTCCGGCGGAGCCTGCAGGCGGAATTTGACGTAGACGCGGCGGATGACCAGGACTCCGCCGTCGGATTCCACCTCGCCGCGTACGTGGGCGATCAGCTTTCCGTGACTGGCGTCGATTTTGCGCGCTTCCAGCGCGCCACCAAAGGTGCCCAGCATTCAGCCACCCAGGGCGGCAACGATGTAATCGAGTGTCGCCGCATGGGATTCCTTCAGTTGATCAGGCGCCACTCCATAATGCTTCGCGATGGCGCCATGCACACTGAACACGACCGGGTGCGGCTCTCCCGGAAGATGGGCTATGCGCAGAGGCCCGGCTTCCCGTTCGATCTTCACTTCCGAAATATAGACGACGTCCGACATGAGATGTCTCCTGATCGGGATTCGGTGGACACTATGATACTTGCGCGGTTGCGAGGCCGACCTCGTGCTAGTCGGTTTACGGGTCGCCGTCGCCCCGGCTCAGAGTCGGTTAAAATCGCCGCCGCTCGCTATTTCACTTCCGAGTTAGAACAATGTCGCCTAGGCTGATTGCCGTTTGGGTCTTTGCGGTCGTAGTCTCGATTACTTCGTCCGCTTCCGCGCTCTCACAGGAAACTGGATTCTTAAATCGCAGCCTCACCATAGGGGACGTGGTTTATCGCTACCAGGTTTATCTCCCTCAGGATTGGACGGGTGACAAGGCGTGGCCCGTGATCCTGTTTCTCCACGGCGCGGGAGAGCGGGGAAGTGACGGCCTGAGGCAGACGCAAGTAGGGTTAGGAGCAGCCATTCGCCTGGAGGAGGAAAGATTCCCGTTTGTCGTGGTTATGCCGCAATGCCCCAAAGAGAAGTGGTGGACTGACCCCGAGATGCAACGAGAAGCGTTGAGCGCTCTGGACGCCGCCATGAAAGAGTTTCACGGCGACCCGAGTCGATTGTATTTGACCGGTCTCTCAATGGGTGGCTACGGGACCTGGTACATTGCAGCCAGCAACCCGGGAAAATTTGCGGCGCTGGTTACGATCTGTGGCGGTGTAGTTCCGCCTAGCGGGCATCCTCAACCCATTGCGCTCGGCCCTGATCCCTACGCAGATCTGGCCAAAAAAATCGGTTCCACACCGGTGTGGATCTTTCACGGTTCGAGCGATCCTGTAGTGCTGCCGAGTGAGTCGCGCAACATGGCATACGCTCTCCGCAAAACAGGCGGAAATGTGAGGTTGACCGAGTATTGGGGCGTGGGGCACGACTCATGGGATAAAGCCTATGCCGAGTCTGAATTGCCGCAATGGCTACTCAGTCACACACTGACTAAGGAGTAAGGACCCAGGGCAACAGATTCGAATAGTAGTGCGGTGGGGACGACACACAGACGCAAGAGTGTGGGAAACACTGCTCGCTGCGCGCGCACGGGGTGTTACTGCGAGCGGCTGAGGCCCTCCCAGACCCACATTCCGGCAATCACGAGGATCAGGACCCCGGAGGCAGCGCCCAGCAGACGCACGGCCGGATTCACCTTATTCACCTTGCGAAGGATCTCCGTCTGTTCCGCCTGCATGTGAGATTCAGCTTCATCCAGGAAAAGCTGATCGTCTTCTTGCATGGTCAGCGTGCTGCGATAAATGAGGAGGACAACCAGCACAGCCGTGAGGAGGCCCCACACGATTAGCAGCAGGGTGAGAGTTGACGTCATGCGCCACCTCGCAATGTACGGTTCGAAACCCGGTCCCACAGAAACGAGGGCCCAATTTTATAGACGAGGACCGCCGGTGTGGATAGCGAGCCTTACAGTGCCGATTATAGACCCGCTTGGCAAGTTCTGCCGCCGGATGTGGCTCCTTTTCACACTTTCGCTAGTGCGAGCCGGGCTGTGCCCGAGGAGAATCGTGATTTTCAGATCCACCATGAGCATGCGTTCGCCTGGGCCTGCGACCACGGACATTAGCAAGTCATCTAAATGCTTGATGCTGAGAGTTATACCCGTCCGTGGAATCAAACTAGGACGGGAAGCAATTTTGCTATAATCGGAACAGTTCCAAGGAGATCAGATGGCAACGACGACAGCCAATCCGGCTACTACTAAAACCTATCCCGTGAACCTTACGCCCAGTGCGGTGGCCAAGGTAAAAGAAATTATGGCGCAACAGAACCCTGTACCAACAGGCCTGCGGGTAGGTGTGGTCGGCGGGGGATGCTCAGGTTTTTCCTATTCCATGTCGTTTGACAATGGCGCCGGCATGATGGATAAGGTCTTCGAAATCGATGGCCTGAAAGTTTTTGTCGATGCGACCTCAATGATGTACCTGCAGGGCGCCACCGTGGATTACGTCGAGACGCTGGAAGGAGCCGGGTTTAAATTCGAGAACCCCAACGTTAAGAGCACCTGCGGTTGCGGTTCGTCGTTCAACGTGTAATCGGCTGAAGGTCCCCCAAAGAGCAGAGAAGAGATCAATGACAGCCTCGCTTACGAGCGGGGCTTTTCTTTTGCTCTGCTACTGCTGAGTTGGCGGCATATTGGGGGTGAGTGGATTTCCCAAGCCCGTCTGCCCGGAGCTTCCGCTCTGGCCGAAACTTCCCGGGGTTGATCCAGTGCTTTGACCAGCAGGCGTGCCGATGCCGCCAGGCCCGATGGGCTGTCCGATGCCCTGAGACGCAAAGATGGGCGGAATCTTCGTGCTATAAGGACCCGTGATCAGAATGCTGACTTGTCCACGATCAAAGGTGGGATCGTAAACAAACTTCCAGTCTTTGTAATGATTCTTCTCGTCGTAGACCTTCAACGATTCTTTCTCGCTGAGACTGGCGACTCCGATGATCGCTCCTCCGCCAAACACGGCAGGGGAGTTGCCGAAAGATGATCCTGAAGTAGTTGAGTCGCTGGCTGTCGTGGTCACACCTAGCTGGCCCGGCGCAGGAGCGGGCGTCTGAGCTGTGGCCGCCAACGCTGTCAACTGTGCGAGTGCGGATTGACCGGCCGACCCAAAAGAGGATTGCCCAAATGAGCTTTGGCCAAAAGAGGATTGCCCGAAGGAGGATTGCCCGAAGGAAGATTGCCCAAAGGAAGATTGCCCGAAAGTTGATGGACCGAACATTGATTGCCCGAAGGAAGATTGGCCCATGGGAGAGCCGCCAAAGGTGGATGCTCCAAAGCCCGAAGTGCTGCTCTGACCGAAGGCGGATTGACCGAACGAGGATTGGCCGAACGGGGATTGTCCGAAAGCCGACTGAGCTGGATTTTGGCCTGCGCCCGCTTGTCCTGCGAGCGCCAGTTGTGAAGCCGCTATTCCTGCCAGAGCGGCGGCTTGATTGAATTGCACTTCCCCGTACCGAACCAGCCGCCAGTTGCCGTCCTCAGTCGTGGGGTCCTTATAGCGTTTGCGGAGGAAGCGCAGATGATTGCTATCCTCCAGCGCCTGCAGATTAGGCGGGTAACGCCCGAACTTTTTGTAGTAGCGCTTGATAGCGCGCGCATACTGCACCCCGCGATGGACCATTTCTTCTTCACGATCCCGCTGACCCTGTTGGACGAAGCGCGGAAGCACGGCTAACGCCCCGATTACCAGGGCTGCCATCATGAACATGAGCACCATCAGTATGTAACCGCGCTCGTCACTTCTGGCGTGGCCGGCAGGACGACGATGGAAGTTGCCTCGAAGCATGCGTATTACGGAGTTGGGACGCTCGAGCTGTCGTTCGCTTTTGAGTGGAGATTACGATGGCCTGCCATCATGATCCCGCTCCTGGTTGAAGACGGATGGTCTGCTGGTGATTGTTCAGAACGTCCAGAATTTCTACATCGGTGGCGTTGATCTTCATCACTCGATAACGGCGGTTCACGATATCGCCAACCTTGGCCACAAATACGACGTCACCATCGGACAGAAAGACGCTCTTGTCGCCGCTCTGAGTGGCAAAACCAAAAAATTTCAGATTGATGGGCGGCGGTGGCGGCGGACCGGTAGCTATAACTGGAGGGGGCGTCGGAGTAGTGGTCCTGGGAGGAAAGTTCGGCTTAGGAATCTCCTCTAGTTCGTAGCCACGGAATATGTTTCGTCCGTTGCCGGCGTAAGTCGTGTTCTCGCTTTCTTTGAGCAGATCAAGGCGCAGCCGGGGATCGAGATTGTCGGCGAGCACCATGGGCTTGCGCTCGGGGCGACGAGCCCGGCGTGCCTGGCGAGGGGCCGCTGCGGTGGTCGGGTTGGAAGGCAGCTGGGTAGACGCTGAACTGGTGTTGGCATCACTGACCAGCATGCGGATAAACATCAGCAGTGCCAGCGCCAGCAGGATCGTCGCTGCCCAGACCTTCTTCCGATTTTCCACCCCGATCTTCACTTATCCTCGCAAATAGGTCTCTACCTTGATAGTGAGCCGGACCTGGCCCGCACCACTCGCCCCTTGCTCCTGTCCGCCCAGCCCGACACCATCAACGATAAAGAATGTTTTGTCGCGCTCCAGAGCATTGATGAACTTCATCGTCTGAGGATAGTCTCCTGCCAGCGCCGCTTCGATGATTACGCGCTTGAGTCCGGGAATCTCCGCATCATCCACGGCATATCGAGCCTGCCCCAAACGAACGTTATTCTTCTTTGCCAGCGCGCCCAGCTGATCAAAGATCGATGAGGTATGCGACGGCATCCGGTCCTGGTAAAAGGTATCAATCTGAGCGCGGGCATCCTGGATGTATTTGTCGACCTGCTGAGGAGGAATGACGCTCCCCATACGCTTGCGAACTTCAGCCCGCAGGCTGTCAAATTCCGCATCGCGCCTTGGTCCGGAGCGAACCGAGAAATAGGCGAGCGCCGCGCCTGCGGCGACAATTACGCCGAGCAGGATGCCCGCCACGATCTGTACTCTACGCCGCGCCTCACGAACGTTTGCCACTACTGACCACCTCCGGCATCCACTGGCGACTGGTCCTGGGGCACATACTGTGCGGAAATCTGAAAGCGAATTGCGTCTCCTCCCGTGCTGCCCCCGACTTCGTCGGATTCGGAAACTACGAAGGCATTGCGGAAGGTTCGCGACTTTTCCATGCGGCTCACCAACTCGGTCGCACGGTCACGCGAATCCCCACCTACCAGCATATCAATGCGTATTTCGTCTTCCTTGACCTCAGGTTTCAGAGCGAGTACCCGCAGATGGGGAGGCATGATCTGCTCCAGATCGACAAAAACCTTGGTCCAGGAGACCTGCTTGCGGTGGATAAGCTCATTAATGAATGCGGAACGCTCGCGCACATCCCGATTCTCCGGGCGGTTCAGAATCTGCTGCTCCTCAGCTTTTTCGGCTGCCAGCCGCGCCAGTTGCTGGTGAGCGCGGTTGATGTCCGCACTGATCTGGCGATAGGACCGCCAGCGATTTACGGCGGCGGTGCAAAACAGAGCGGCAACGATGAGGAGCGCCCCGAGAATCGCGGCCCAACGTGTAAAGAACCTGCGTGCGTCGAGGAAGGGTTCGCTTGCGAGATTGATATTGAGATGCATCAGGAAACCAGGGCCCCCACTACGCCTGCCAGAATCGATTTGGGGATACTTCCGGTAGAACCCACATAACCAGAGCTCACCAGATCATCAACCCGGATGCCCGTGTGCTCATTCAATGCGGGTGCCAGTTGTTCCGCCGAGACCAGGCCCGCCACCAGTATGCGGCTCACTGCCATCCCGTAAGTGTCCTGAAAGAATACCAGCGAGGGATGCACGGCCTCGACCAACTCTTCGGCACTCTGCAGGCTGCCCCGCGGGTTTTCCAGAGTACGGAAGAGCAAAACCTGTCCGTTGCCGGAAATGGCAATGCTGGTGGTAACCGTATCCACCTTTACCACCATGGTGGGCTCTTCGCCACTGACATTGCCGAGAGCCGCCAACATGGAGGGAAGCACTACACCGGGACTAAACCCGAGTTCACGGAATTGCCTCTCGTACTCCTCCAGCACACTGGAAAGCACGACCGCCGCCATGACGCGCAGCGAGCCGTTCACGCGGCTGGTGTCGTAGGAAACCACGGCATGCTCGACGTCAAAGGGAAGGGTTTTTTTCAGGCGGAAGCGGACGGTAGCCTCTTGCTCTTCTTTTTTCTCAGGAAGGCTGTCGAAGTCAAGCAGGGCGATGCGCACCGCGGCATCCGGCAGAATGGCGGCAACGTCGTGCGAGCGCTCGCCGACGGCTGCCATCGCCTCGCGAATGGAATGCTTGACTGCAACAGAATCCGTCAGATTTGCTTCGGTAAGGCTGGGCACAACCGCACCGTGCGCCAAGGTGCGCACCGCGTACGTCTCGATGCTATTGCCGTCGCGGGAAACGCGGGCGGCGATCACGCGCTCGGGGGTAATCTCACAAGCGATACGCGGACCTACCCGGGTTGGACTACTGCGCGCCATGGTTACCTTGTCGTCTCGATAAAGGTGACTTTATTGATCTCCTTGAGAGTCGTGATGCCAGCGCGTACCTTGGCGAGCGCCGATTCGCGAAGGAAGTGCATACCTTCTTCCTTGGCAACGCGGCGAATCTCGGATGTGGGCTTCTTGGCGAGAATCATTTCGCGCACGCGGTCACTTAGATCCAGCAGTTCGTGAATCGCGGTGCGGCCACGATATCCCGTTCCTGCGCACTCGATGCAACCCTGGCCCTCATAGATGGGAACGTCCATCCACTCGGCAGGATCCAGGCCGCTGGTCTCCAGAACCTCTGGCGAATAGTGAACCCGCTTCTTGCAATGTTCGCAGATGATACGCACCAGACGTTGAGCCAGGATGCAGTTCAGTGCGGACACAAAATTGTAGGGTTCCACCCCCATGTTGAGGAAGCGCCCGATCACGTCCACCACATTGTTGGCGTGCACGGTGGTGAACACCAGGTGGCCGGTAAGCGCGGACTGGATGGCGATCTGCGCCGTCTCCGTATCGCGTATTTCGCCCACCATGATCTTGTCGGGGTCGTGGCGCAGGATGGAGCGCAGCCCGCGGGCGAAGGTCAGGCCTTTCTTCTCATTCACCGGGATCTGCGTGACCCCGCGGATCTGGTACTCGACCGGATCCTCAATGGTGACGATCTTGTCCTCCTCGCTCTTGATCTCGTTGAGGCCGGCGTAGAGGGTGGTGGTCTTGCCGCTGCCGGTCGGTCCTGTGACCAGTACCATGCCGTAGGGTTCGGCGATGTAGCGGCGGAAGCGGCGCAGGTCGTCGTCGCTGAAGCCCACCACGTCGAGGGTGAGATTGCGGAACTTCTCGCTCATCGACTCCTTGTCCAGCACGCGCAGCACGGCATTCTCGCCGTGGATGGAAGGCATGATGGAAACGCGGAAGTCGATGGAGCGGCCGCTGTAGCGCACGCGGAAGCGCCCATCCTGGGGCACCCGGCGCTCGGCGATGTCCAGCTCGCTCATGACCTTGATGCGGCTGATGATGGTGGAATGGTGTTCCCGGCCGATGGGCGGCATGGCCTGCTGCAGCAC
The sequence above is drawn from the Terriglobales bacterium genome and encodes:
- a CDS encoding GspMb/PilO family protein; translated protein: MANVREARRRVQIVAGILLGVIVAAGAALAYFSVRSGPRRDAEFDSLRAEVRKRMGSVIPPQQVDKYIQDARAQIDTFYQDRMPSHTSSIFDQLGALAKKNNVRLGQARYAVDDAEIPGLKRVIIEAALAGDYPQTMKFINALERDKTFFIVDGVGLGGQEQGASGAGQVRLTIKVETYLRG
- a CDS encoding GspE/PulE family protein, coding for MAGKPPLFVNGSSGGPVDHAAEETRAKDLARRYRCEFVDLRNFHIHHELFRSVPVDLMFRHNFVPLEERDGNMVIAIADLPGSPWIDEVALLLGKRLVTKVATLSQISDLLKKTEQSQRVLEEASEGFALDVIKEEEAADETISIERLTAEGEASPIIRLVDTTIFTALQRRASDIHIESRDDSSVIKYRIDGVLQQAMPPIGREHHSTIISRIKVMSELDIAERRVPQDGRFRVRYSGRSIDFRVSIMPSIHGENAVLRVLDKESMSEKFRNLTLDVVGFSDDDLRRFRRYIAEPYGMVLVTGPTGSGKTTTLYAGLNEIKSEEDKIVTIEDPVEYQIRGVTQIPVNEKKGLTFARGLRSILRHDPDKIMVGEIRDTETAQIAIQSALTGHLVFTTVHANNVVDVIGRFLNMGVEPYNFVSALNCILAQRLVRIICEHCKKRVHYSPEVLETSGLDPAEWMDVPIYEGQGCIECAGTGYRGRTAIHELLDLSDRVREMILAKKPTSEIRRVAKEEGMHFLRESALAKVRAGITTLKEINKVTFIETTR
- a CDS encoding OsmC family protein, encoding MLGTFGGALEARKIDASHGKLIAHVRGEVESDGGVLVIRRVYVKFRLQAPPEARDTVERVHSIYADKCPVYRILRPAMEIQSSYEFA
- a CDS encoding alpha/beta hydrolase-fold protein; this translates as MSPRLIAVWVFAVVVSITSSASALSQETGFLNRSLTIGDVVYRYQVYLPQDWTGDKAWPVILFLHGAGERGSDGLRQTQVGLGAAIRLEEERFPFVVVMPQCPKEKWWTDPEMQREALSALDAAMKEFHGDPSRLYLTGLSMGGYGTWYIAASNPGKFAALVTICGGVVPPSGHPQPIALGPDPYADLAKKIGSTPVWIFHGSSDPVVLPSESRNMAYALRKTGGNVRLTEYWGVGHDSWDKAYAESELPQWLLSHTLTKE
- a CDS encoding PilZ domain-containing protein, which gives rise to MQKSDPTVESGGEDVTRVERRRWPRRTIDVRARVSIKSSGGLTTVCHGRGSDLSECGMAVTIPLELSIGQHVRLVMLLPRSDREIRIEATVRNRKGHRYGMEFTSLCPLDRELIIEQSSHCNTPTPVM
- the erpA gene encoding iron-sulfur cluster insertion protein ErpA — protein: MATTTANPATTKTYPVNLTPSAVAKVKEIMAQQNPVPTGLRVGVVGGGCSGFSYSMSFDNGAGMMDKVFEIDGLKVFVDATSMMYLQGATVDYVETLEGAGFKFENPNVKSTCGCGSSFNV